From Methylocystis sp. ATCC 49242, one genomic window encodes:
- the argE gene encoding acetylornithine deacetylase encodes MDDLDRAIEMTGRLVAFDTESSKSNLPLIDFVESYLRQQGVPFVRAPNAKGDKAAIFATIGPDEPGGVLLSGHTDVVPVEGQDWSSDPFTMRREAGRLYGRGTVDMKGFGAVALAMIPVFRKAALARPIHILLSYDEETTCLGPLDMIARLGVDLPKPAAVIVGEPTSMQVADAHKSVTTHVTHVTGFEIHSANLHRGVSAVHVACRLVVELERIAAELRAAGDPTGRFDPPYSTIHVGVIHGGTARNIVAKDCTFQWEFRGLPGARPTLALDGLETYIDDLRKTVFAGFPQAGVETITENEIPGLAPQPGSAAETLALRLARRNSTIAVPYATEAGHFQEAGVPTVVCGPGRIDQAHQPNEYIDIAELAACVDFMRRLASELGN; translated from the coding sequence ATGGACGACCTCGACCGCGCAATCGAGATGACCGGCCGCCTGGTCGCCTTCGACACCGAGAGTTCGAAGTCGAATCTGCCGCTGATCGATTTCGTCGAATCCTATCTGCGTCAGCAGGGCGTCCCCTTCGTCCGCGCGCCGAACGCAAAAGGCGACAAGGCGGCAATCTTCGCCACCATCGGTCCCGATGAGCCGGGCGGCGTTCTGCTGTCGGGCCATACGGACGTCGTGCCGGTCGAGGGGCAGGACTGGAGCAGCGATCCCTTCACCATGCGGCGCGAGGCGGGCCGCCTCTACGGTCGTGGAACCGTGGACATGAAGGGCTTCGGCGCCGTCGCGCTCGCGATGATCCCGGTTTTCAGAAAGGCGGCGCTGGCGCGGCCGATCCATATTCTTCTGAGCTATGACGAGGAAACGACCTGCCTCGGTCCGCTCGACATGATCGCGCGGCTCGGCGTCGATCTTCCGAAGCCGGCCGCGGTGATCGTCGGCGAGCCGACGTCGATGCAGGTCGCCGACGCGCACAAGAGCGTCACGACGCATGTCACCCATGTGACCGGCTTCGAGATCCACTCCGCCAATCTGCATCGCGGCGTCAGCGCCGTCCACGTCGCCTGCCGGCTCGTGGTGGAGCTCGAGCGCATCGCCGCGGAGCTGCGCGCAGCCGGGGATCCCACCGGGCGCTTCGATCCGCCCTATTCCACAATTCACGTGGGCGTCATCCACGGCGGCACGGCGCGCAACATCGTCGCGAAGGACTGCACGTTCCAATGGGAATTCCGCGGGCTGCCGGGCGCGAGGCCGACGCTCGCGCTCGACGGTCTCGAAACCTATATCGACGATCTGCGCAAGACGGTCTTCGCCGGTTTTCCGCAGGCGGGCGTTGAAACCATCACGGAAAACGAGATTCCCGGCCTTGCGCCCCAGCCGGGGTCGGCCGCCGAGACGCTGGCGCTGCGGCTTGCTCGACGCAACAGCACCATCGCCGTGCCCTACGCCACAGAGGCGGGGCATTTTCAGGAGGCGGGCGTCCCCACTGTCGTCTGCGGCCCCGGGCGCATCGACCAGGCGCACCAGCCCAACGAATATATCGACATCGCTGAACTGGCGGCCTGCGTCGATTTCATGCGCCGGCTGGCCAGCGAACTGGGGAATTGA
- the apaG gene encoding Co2+/Mg2+ efflux protein ApaG, which produces MYIAITRDIQVTALPDFLPDRSDPAENRYFWSYTIEIANLGRVRVRLISRHWIIIDANGRREEVRGPGVVGEQPVLEPGETFRYASGCPLATPSGLMQGAYRMVTDSGEAFDVEIPAFSLDSPLSRPTLN; this is translated from the coding sequence ATGTATATCGCCATCACCCGAGACATTCAGGTCACGGCCCTGCCCGACTTTCTGCCGGATCGCTCGGATCCTGCGGAGAACCGCTATTTCTGGTCCTACACGATCGAAATCGCCAATCTGGGGCGCGTGCGCGTGCGGCTCATCTCCCGCCACTGGATCATCATCGACGCGAATGGGCGCCGCGAAGAAGTGCGCGGTCCGGGCGTCGTCGGCGAGCAGCCGGTGCTGGAGCCCGGCGAGACCTTCCGCTACGCCTCGGGCTGTCCGCTCGCCACACCGTCCGGCCTGATGCAGGGCGCCTACCGGATGGTCACCGATTCGGGCGAGGCCTTCGACGTCGAAATTCCCGCCTTCTCCCTCGACAGCCCGCTCTCGCGTCCGACGTTGAACTGA
- a CDS encoding DUF2946 family protein, giving the protein MRPSALRALLLALAMVIQTIAGGVSVARAATLASPQAISEHCDFMRGPHHGEPAGKAGSHDGRHNMCLSCLLCAGPPTISIDHRTDIVVEPRSYALIGFAPTEAGRLVSRAAQTSRARAPPAAA; this is encoded by the coding sequence ATGCGTCCTTCGGCTCTCCGCGCCTTGCTGCTCGCGCTGGCCATGGTCATCCAGACCATCGCCGGCGGCGTGAGCGTCGCGCGCGCCGCGACGTTGGCGTCGCCGCAAGCGATCTCCGAGCATTGCGATTTCATGCGCGGGCCGCATCACGGCGAGCCCGCCGGGAAGGCGGGGAGCCATGACGGACGGCACAATATGTGTCTGTCGTGCCTGCTCTGCGCTGGACCGCCGACAATATCGATCGATCATCGGACGGACATCGTCGTCGAGCCTCGCAGCTACGCTCTCATCGGATTCGCTCCGACAGAGGCGGGGCGTCTCGTTTCGCGCGCCGCGCAAACCAGCCGGGCGCGGGCGCCCCCTGCGGCCGCGTGA
- a CDS encoding TonB-dependent receptor, with the protein MTRRLHLLAAASANTLGLLLASSALAQQSLPTIDVGGARGPARQGPSAPRPVGPARVAASTPAPAPVSAPSAPPGFSPRKLELPVYRDPTGQTFTTVSGKNFVNQPLVTVRELLQYSPGVSFKMGNGPRDVVISIRGSSARNGFGVRNIVMLEDGFSVTQPDGLSRTDLTDPHAYAGVDVYRGPSSALFGNFANGGAINFRTRTGAEIDGVEIGSEFGSFGYLNNFTAIGKKTENVDIAIFASDVRGDGWTLHNRYDTQTVNATARWQVTPNDLLTFKFIHNQLYGDLSSRLSLNQYYNNPFQVGCYVIPPLGSSTPGGYLARSYCGGAFVPLNGLNGSGGAGYQTTAYLAGFHRNDRRDVLGLRWEHDFDANTKWRTQVIYDDKNIIQPTGATAALQDEPAVNASTDITQIGTLGGYEARHFAGLYFNRARYTSYTNNTLPVGNGASGALQSKQNAMMQNLGARGREEVALSKDLTMVLGLSAEMTKIAALQDQYTYVTNGPALGQIATWRGIPVNKTYWNFGPEASVTWQATPELRTRFRASSGYGTPNPGQLFVTSQGRPGANVDLKTQRNTGIDIGFDWNPDETLTFSLTGFHEWYQDEQLTQSPGAGLLNYTFNAPGSVHRGVETQADWRPLDGWRVLANYTYNNQIFTDFTETLGTATQTGYFNRAGYKIPGVAPHNATARLAYDHPHGDFKGLGAFVEYNYQSSYFIDNGNVLTIPGYGLVNANVHFDREIDNSWPLKHFTAYFEVRNIFDNNWVASANNISNTVALVNGMVVQNGYFQLAQFGTGSIYAGNPRLFQGGVKFKF; encoded by the coding sequence ATGACCCGTCGTTTACATTTACTCGCCGCCGCGTCCGCCAACACGCTCGGCCTGCTCCTCGCCTCGTCGGCGCTCGCGCAACAATCCTTGCCGACCATCGACGTCGGCGGCGCCCGCGGCCCGGCGCGGCAGGGCCCGTCCGCGCCTCGCCCGGTGGGCCCGGCCCGCGTCGCCGCCTCGACCCCGGCCCCCGCGCCTGTTTCGGCGCCGTCGGCCCCTCCCGGTTTCAGTCCCCGGAAGCTGGAGCTTCCCGTTTACCGCGACCCGACCGGCCAAACGTTCACGACCGTCAGTGGCAAGAATTTCGTCAATCAGCCGCTCGTGACCGTTCGCGAGTTGCTGCAATACAGCCCTGGCGTCTCCTTCAAGATGGGCAACGGTCCTCGTGACGTCGTCATCTCGATTCGCGGCTCTTCGGCGCGCAACGGCTTCGGCGTTCGCAACATCGTGATGCTCGAGGACGGCTTCTCCGTCACGCAGCCGGACGGCCTGTCGCGCACCGACCTGACCGATCCGCACGCCTATGCCGGCGTGGACGTCTATCGCGGCCCCTCGTCGGCTCTGTTCGGCAACTTCGCCAATGGCGGCGCGATCAACTTCCGCACCCGCACGGGCGCCGAAATCGACGGCGTCGAGATCGGCAGCGAATTCGGCTCCTTCGGTTATCTCAACAACTTCACCGCGATCGGCAAGAAGACCGAAAATGTCGACATTGCGATTTTCGCGAGCGACGTGCGCGGCGACGGCTGGACCCTCCACAACCGCTACGACACGCAGACCGTCAATGCGACGGCGCGCTGGCAGGTGACGCCGAACGATCTTCTGACCTTCAAATTCATCCACAACCAGCTCTATGGCGACCTCTCGTCCCGACTGTCGCTCAACCAGTACTACAACAATCCTTTCCAGGTCGGCTGTTACGTCATTCCGCCGCTCGGCTCGTCCACGCCGGGCGGCTATCTGGCCCGCTCCTATTGCGGCGGCGCGTTCGTCCCGCTCAATGGATTGAACGGGTCGGGCGGGGCAGGCTATCAGACCACCGCCTATCTCGCGGGCTTCCATCGAAACGATCGCCGCGACGTGCTCGGCCTGCGCTGGGAGCATGATTTCGACGCCAACACCAAGTGGCGGACGCAGGTCATTTACGACGACAAGAACATCATCCAGCCGACGGGCGCCACGGCCGCGCTGCAGGATGAGCCGGCCGTAAACGCCAGCACGGACATCACGCAGATCGGAACGCTCGGCGGCTACGAGGCGCGGCATTTCGCCGGCCTCTACTTCAACCGCGCGCGCTATACGAGCTACACCAACAACACCCTGCCGGTCGGCAACGGCGCCTCGGGCGCCCTGCAGTCGAAGCAGAATGCGATGATGCAAAACCTCGGCGCGCGCGGTCGCGAGGAGGTCGCGCTTTCCAAGGACCTGACCATGGTCCTCGGCCTCTCCGCCGAAATGACGAAGATCGCTGCCCTGCAGGACCAGTACACATATGTGACGAACGGCCCGGCCCTGGGGCAGATCGCGACCTGGCGCGGCATTCCGGTGAACAAGACCTATTGGAACTTCGGCCCCGAAGCCTCCGTCACCTGGCAGGCCACGCCGGAGTTGAGGACGCGTTTCCGCGCTTCGAGCGGTTATGGCACGCCCAATCCGGGTCAGTTGTTCGTGACTTCGCAAGGGCGTCCGGGGGCTAACGTCGATCTGAAGACGCAGCGCAATACGGGCATCGACATCGGATTCGACTGGAATCCGGACGAAACCCTGACCTTCAGCCTTACGGGCTTCCACGAGTGGTATCAGGACGAGCAACTGACCCAGTCGCCGGGCGCAGGCCTGCTGAACTATACCTTCAACGCCCCGGGCTCCGTGCATCGTGGCGTCGAGACGCAGGCGGACTGGCGTCCGCTCGACGGCTGGCGTGTGTTGGCGAATTACACTTACAACAACCAGATCTTCACGGATTTCACGGAAACGCTTGGCACCGCGACCCAAACCGGCTACTTCAACCGCGCTGGTTACAAGATCCCGGGCGTTGCGCCGCATAACGCCACGGCGCGTCTCGCTTATGACCACCCTCATGGCGACTTCAAGGGCTTGGGCGCCTTCGTCGAATACAACTACCAGAGCTCCTATTTCATCGACAATGGCAACGTGTTGACGATCCCGGGCTACGGCCTCGTCAACGCCAATGTCCATTTCGACCGGGAGATCGACAACTCCTGGCCGCTCAAGCACTTCACCGCCTATTTCGAAGTGCGGAACATCTTCGACAACAACTGGGTCGCGTCGGCCAACAACATCTCGAACACGGTCGCGCTGGTTAACGGTATGGTTGTCCAGAACGGCTATTTCCAGCTGGCGCAATTCGGCACCGGCTCGATCTACGCCGGCAATCCGCGTCTCTTCCAGGGCGGCGTGAAGTTCAAGTTCTGA
- a CDS encoding DUF2946 family protein: protein MRRNWLTILLVALALTVQVFAPAAGNVAVAKAFGEASESIDLCLKAAGSADDRQQTPGQLHSHRDACALCQAFCDGSAPLAARLLSSGMAPVQWTALDWTLADGALPTPHHEHSRQARAPPSLS, encoded by the coding sequence ATGCGCCGTAATTGGCTGACCATTCTGCTTGTCGCGCTGGCTCTGACCGTGCAGGTCTTTGCGCCGGCCGCGGGCAATGTCGCCGTTGCGAAGGCGTTCGGGGAAGCCAGCGAATCGATCGATCTGTGCCTGAAGGCCGCGGGCTCCGCTGACGATCGCCAGCAGACCCCCGGCCAGCTCCACAGTCATCGGGACGCCTGCGCGCTATGTCAGGCCTTCTGTGACGGCTCGGCTCCGCTTGCAGCGCGGCTCCTGTCTTCCGGCATGGCGCCGGTCCAATGGACCGCGCTCGACTGGACATTGGCCGACGGCGCACTGCCGACGCCTCATCACGAACATTCCCGACAGGCCCGCGCGCCGCCCTCCCTCTCCTGA
- a CDS encoding O-succinylhomoserine sulfhydrylase, with protein MSADAPRKKLKPATQLVHGGTLRSPFGEMSEALFLTQSFAYPTMEAAEARFKGDDPGFIYSRFSNPTVAMFEQRMCLLEGAEAARATASGMAAVTASLLAQVKAGDHVVAARALFGSCLYVVEDLLPRLGVASTLVDGADLSQWKAAVRPETKLFFLESPTNPGLDVYDLKAIADIAHNAGAKLVVDNVFATPMLQKPFEFGADVVVYSATKHIDGQGRCLGGVILASQALIEESIHNFLRQTGPAMSPFNAWVMLKGLETLPLRVAQQASSAARIADFLAEQKGVTRVLYPFRKDHPQEELARRQMLGGGTLVSFYVEDKAAAFRLANALQVITISNNLGDAKSLITHPATTTHQRLSPEARATLGITDGMLRLSVGLEDVDDLVDDLAAGLAAVGRG; from the coding sequence ATGTCCGCCGACGCTCCGCGCAAGAAACTGAAGCCCGCGACGCAACTCGTGCATGGCGGGACGCTGCGCTCCCCCTTCGGCGAAATGTCGGAGGCGCTGTTCCTTACCCAGAGCTTCGCCTATCCGACGATGGAAGCCGCCGAGGCGCGCTTCAAGGGCGACGATCCGGGCTTCATCTATTCGCGATTCTCGAACCCGACCGTGGCGATGTTCGAGCAGCGCATGTGTCTGCTGGAAGGCGCCGAGGCGGCCCGCGCCACCGCGAGCGGCATGGCCGCCGTCACCGCGAGTCTGCTGGCGCAGGTGAAAGCCGGCGATCACGTCGTCGCCGCGCGCGCCCTCTTCGGCTCCTGTCTTTATGTCGTGGAGGATCTGCTGCCGCGACTGGGCGTCGCCTCGACGCTCGTCGACGGCGCGGACCTTTCCCAGTGGAAAGCCGCCGTGCGGCCGGAGACGAAACTCTTCTTCCTCGAAAGCCCGACCAATCCGGGGCTCGACGTCTATGACCTGAAGGCGATCGCCGACATTGCCCATAACGCCGGAGCCAAACTCGTCGTCGACAATGTCTTCGCGACGCCGATGCTGCAGAAGCCGTTCGAATTCGGCGCGGACGTCGTCGTCTATTCGGCGACGAAGCACATCGACGGTCAGGGCCGGTGTCTCGGCGGCGTCATTCTCGCCTCGCAGGCGCTGATCGAGGAAAGCATTCATAACTTCCTGCGTCAGACCGGCCCCGCCATGTCGCCCTTCAACGCCTGGGTGATGCTGAAAGGCCTCGAAACCCTGCCCCTGCGCGTCGCGCAGCAGGCGTCGAGCGCCGCGAGGATCGCGGACTTCCTCGCCGAGCAGAAGGGCGTGACGCGTGTGCTCTACCCCTTCCGCAAGGACCATCCGCAGGAGGAGCTGGCGCGACGGCAGATGCTGGGCGGCGGAACGCTGGTGAGTTTCTACGTGGAAGACAAGGCGGCCGCCTTCAGGCTCGCCAATGCGCTGCAAGTGATCACGATTTCCAACAATCTCGGCGACGCCAAGAGTCTCATCACCCATCCCGCGACGACGACGCATCAGCGGCTTTCGCCCGAGGCGCGCGCGACGCTCGGCATCACCGACGGGATGCTGAGGTTGTCGGTCGGTCTGGAGGACGTCGACGACCTCGTCGACGATCTGGCCGCGGGGCTCGCGGCGGTCGGGCGCGGCTGA
- a CDS encoding cryptochrome/photolyase family protein produces MAKTLRFLLGDQLTRSISALDGIDPAQDVVLMAEVDAETRHIRHHKQKIAFILAAMRHFAQELRAEGLVVDYVRLDDPENRGDFTGELARAVARHKPDRIVVTEPGEWRVREMMLGWAAMLGLPVEIRDDDRFFCSRADFSRWAGRRETLRMEFFYRDMRRRTGLLMEGDAPVGGRWNFDPENRKPLPAKFRAPQRPRFAPDDTTREILKLTATRYAEHFGDLEPFGWAVTRADARIALDDFIANCLPFFGDFQDAMKSGEPFLYHAILSPYLNVGLLTPREICVAAERAYLSGAAPINAVEGFIRQILGWREYVRGIYWLRMPEYAETNALDATRPLPWFFWSGETSMNCLGQVIDETRRHAYAHHIQRLMVVGNFALLAGVAPREIEEWYLVVYADAFEWVELPNVHGMAIFADGGALASKPYAASGAYINRMSDYCRNCRYDVAAKAGPTACPFNYLYWNFFLENRSRLPRTPRLAMPLRTLDAMSDERRAEIRRDAAAFFASPEMDPRPGRGYAESQKRLPL; encoded by the coding sequence ATGGCAAAGACCCTGCGCTTCCTTCTGGGAGATCAGCTGACGCGCTCGATCTCCGCGCTCGACGGAATTGATCCGGCGCAAGACGTTGTGCTGATGGCCGAGGTCGACGCCGAGACGCGCCACATTCGCCACCACAAGCAGAAGATCGCCTTCATCCTCGCCGCGATGCGCCATTTTGCTCAGGAGTTGCGAGCGGAGGGGCTTGTCGTCGATTACGTGCGTCTCGACGACCCCGAGAACCGCGGCGATTTCACCGGCGAGCTGGCCCGCGCCGTCGCCCGCCACAAGCCCGATCGGATCGTCGTGACCGAGCCCGGAGAATGGCGGGTGCGCGAGATGATGCTCGGCTGGGCCGCGATGCTGGGGCTTCCGGTGGAGATCCGGGACGACGACCGCTTCTTCTGCTCGCGCGCGGATTTCTCCCGCTGGGCCGGGCGGCGCGAGACGCTGCGCATGGAGTTTTTCTACCGGGACATGCGCCGGCGGACGGGCCTGCTGATGGAGGGCGACGCGCCGGTCGGCGGCAGATGGAATTTCGACCCCGAAAATCGCAAGCCCCTGCCGGCGAAGTTTCGCGCGCCGCAGCGCCCGCGCTTTGCTCCGGACGATACGACCCGCGAGATCCTGAAGCTGACGGCGACGCGCTACGCCGAACATTTCGGCGATCTGGAGCCCTTCGGCTGGGCGGTGACGCGTGCGGACGCACGGATCGCGCTGGATGATTTCATCGCAAATTGCCTGCCATTCTTCGGCGACTTTCAGGATGCGATGAAGAGCGGAGAGCCCTTTCTCTATCATGCGATCCTCTCGCCCTATCTCAATGTCGGTCTGCTGACGCCGCGCGAAATCTGCGTCGCCGCGGAGCGCGCCTATCTCTCGGGAGCCGCGCCGATCAACGCGGTCGAGGGCTTCATCCGCCAGATCCTCGGCTGGCGCGAATATGTGCGCGGAATTTACTGGCTGCGTATGCCCGAATACGCCGAGACGAACGCGCTCGACGCGACGCGCCCCCTTCCATGGTTTTTCTGGTCCGGCGAAACCTCGATGAACTGTCTCGGGCAGGTCATCGACGAGACCCGCCGCCACGCTTACGCGCACCATATCCAGCGATTGATGGTCGTCGGCAATTTCGCGCTGCTCGCGGGCGTCGCGCCGCGCGAGATCGAGGAATGGTATCTCGTCGTCTACGCCGACGCCTTCGAATGGGTCGAACTGCCGAATGTTCATGGCATGGCGATCTTCGCCGACGGCGGCGCGCTCGCGTCGAAGCCCTATGCGGCCTCCGGCGCCTATATCAACCGGATGTCCGACTATTGCAGGAATTGCCGCTATGACGTCGCGGCAAAGGCCGGGCCGACAGCCTGCCCCTTCAATTATCTCTACTGGAATTTCTTCCTTGAAAACCGCAGCCGGCTGCCGCGCACGCCTCGCCTCGCCATGCCGCTTCGCACGCTCGACGCGATGAGCGACGAGCGGCGGGCGGAGATCAGGCGCGACGCGGCGGCGTTTTTCGCGAGCCCCGAGATGGACCCGCGGCCGGGCAGGGGCTATGCGGAAAGCCAGAAGCGACTGCCGCTCTGA
- a CDS encoding 2'-deoxycytidine 5'-triphosphate deaminase — translation MAPTGSAQGGVLSSRQIQAMAEAGAIRVSAPLAAGQVQPASLDLRLGPKAYRVRASFLPGKDRRVGDILSALAYDEISLDGEGAILERGCVYVVPLMEGLSLGADVSGAANPKSSTGRLDIFTRLIADGGDRFDEVAPGYIGPLFAEVSPRSFSVRVRMGSRLNQLRFRARGTDAGQGSVVLNDAALAELHKKTPLVDGELNLRDGVVLRVALGAEAFGGVIGYRAQKHTDVIDVDRIGAYRIDDYWDRLPARDGRLILDPGDFYILASRERLAIPPDLAAEMAPMDAAIGEFRVHYAGFFDPGFGAAPDGRPGARAVLEVRSREVPFILEDGQYIGRLVYERMAEKPEALYGESGVSNYQGQGLKLSKHFEAG, via the coding sequence ATGGCGCCTACAGGATCAGCGCAGGGCGGCGTGCTCTCCAGCCGACAGATACAGGCGATGGCGGAAGCCGGCGCGATCCGCGTTTCCGCGCCGCTCGCCGCCGGGCAGGTTCAGCCCGCGAGCCTCGATCTGCGGCTCGGCCCCAAGGCCTATCGCGTGCGCGCGAGCTTCCTGCCGGGCAAGGACCGGCGCGTCGGCGACATTCTCTCCGCGCTCGCCTATGACGAGATCTCGCTCGATGGCGAGGGCGCGATTCTCGAGCGCGGCTGCGTCTATGTCGTGCCGCTGATGGAGGGTCTCTCCCTCGGCGCGGATGTCTCCGGCGCCGCCAATCCGAAGAGTTCCACCGGCCGCCTCGATATTTTCACTCGTCTCATCGCCGATGGCGGCGATCGCTTCGACGAGGTCGCGCCCGGCTACATCGGCCCGCTTTTCGCCGAGGTCTCGCCCCGCAGTTTTTCCGTGCGCGTGCGCATGGGCTCGCGGCTCAATCAACTGCGTTTTCGCGCGCGAGGGACGGATGCGGGGCAGGGGAGCGTCGTGCTGAACGACGCGGCGCTGGCCGAGCTGCACAAGAAAACACCGCTCGTCGATGGCGAACTGAACCTGCGTGACGGCGTCGTGCTGCGGGTCGCGCTCGGCGCCGAGGCCTTCGGCGGAGTCATCGGCTATCGCGCGCAGAAACACACCGACGTCATCGACGTCGACCGCATCGGCGCCTATCGGATCGACGACTATTGGGATCGTCTGCCCGCCCGCGACGGCCGCCTCATTCTCGATCCCGGCGATTTTTATATCCTCGCCTCGCGCGAGCGCCTCGCCATCCCGCCCGACCTCGCCGCCGAAATGGCGCCGATGGACGCGGCGATCGGCGAGTTCCGCGTTCATTACGCAGGTTTCTTCGACCCCGGCTTCGGCGCGGCGCCGGACGGACGCCCGGGCGCGCGCGCCGTGCTGGAGGTGCGCTCCCGCGAAGTGCCCTTCATTCTCGAGGACGGGCAATATATCGGCCGGCTGGTCTATGAGCGGATGGCCGAGAAGCCGGAGGCGCTCTACGGCGAAAGCGGCGTGTCGAACTACCAGGGGCAGGGACTGAAACTGTCCAAGCATTTCGAGGCGGGATGA
- the aroA gene encoding 3-phosphoshikimate 1-carboxyvinyltransferase, whose amino-acid sequence MDAASHAPAAPLSAQASGPLAGRVRPPGDKSVSHRSMIFGLLAVGETRIEGLLEGEDVLRTAQACRQLGAKIVRHAPGSWSVWGAGLGSLLQPTETLDFGNAGTGSRLMMGVVAGHPIVARFDGDASLRKRPMRRILDPLALQGAQVLEQAEGGRLPLVLQGASEPLPVEYKTPVASAQIKSAVLLCGLNSPGRTVVIEAEASRDHTEKMLAHFGAKVTSEPYGAHGRKITLEGRPELVAREVRVPADPSSAAFPIVAALIAPGSDIVVEGVMTNPLRSGLLTTLQEMGADITLDNRRDEGGEEVADVLARFSSLRGVDVPAERAPSMIDEYPILAVAAAFAQGETRMRGLSELRVKESDRLAAIAAGLAVNGVDCEIVGDDLIVRGGAVKGGGVVETHLDHRIAMSFLVMGLASQSKVTVDDETMIATSFPSFRALMETLGARFS is encoded by the coding sequence TTGGACGCCGCCTCCCACGCTCCCGCCGCGCCGCTCAGCGCCCAGGCTTCCGGCCCCCTCGCCGGTCGCGTTCGTCCGCCGGGCGACAAATCCGTTTCTCATCGCTCGATGATCTTCGGGCTTCTGGCCGTGGGCGAGACGCGTATCGAGGGGCTGCTCGAAGGCGAGGACGTCTTGCGCACGGCTCAGGCCTGCCGCCAGCTCGGTGCGAAGATCGTTCGTCACGCTCCCGGCTCATGGAGCGTCTGGGGCGCGGGACTGGGCTCGCTCCTTCAGCCCACCGAGACGCTCGACTTCGGCAACGCGGGGACGGGTTCGCGTCTGATGATGGGCGTCGTCGCCGGCCATCCGATCGTCGCGCGGTTCGATGGCGACGCCTCGCTGCGCAAACGGCCGATGAGGCGAATCCTCGATCCTCTCGCGTTGCAGGGCGCGCAGGTGCTGGAGCAGGCTGAAGGCGGACGGCTGCCGCTTGTCCTCCAGGGCGCGAGCGAGCCCCTGCCGGTCGAATACAAGACGCCCGTCGCCTCGGCGCAGATCAAATCCGCCGTTTTGCTGTGCGGGCTCAATTCCCCGGGCCGCACGGTCGTGATCGAGGCCGAGGCTTCGCGCGATCATACCGAGAAAATGCTGGCGCATTTCGGCGCGAAGGTGACGAGCGAACCTTACGGAGCGCATGGCCGCAAGATCACGCTGGAAGGCCGGCCGGAACTGGTCGCGCGAGAAGTGCGCGTCCCTGCCGATCCGTCATCCGCCGCCTTTCCGATCGTCGCGGCGCTGATTGCGCCCGGCTCCGATATCGTCGTCGAAGGCGTGATGACCAATCCATTGCGCAGCGGCCTGCTGACGACGCTGCAGGAAATGGGCGCCGACATTACGCTCGACAACAGGCGCGACGAGGGCGGCGAGGAAGTCGCCGACGTGCTCGCGCGCTTTTCATCGTTGCGCGGCGTGGACGTGCCTGCTGAGCGCGCGCCTTCGATGATCGACGAATATCCGATACTCGCCGTCGCTGCCGCCTTCGCGCAGGGCGAGACGCGCATGCGCGGGCTTTCCGAATTGCGCGTGAAGGAGTCGGACCGTCTCGCGGCGATCGCTGCGGGACTCGCGGTCAATGGCGTCGATTGCGAAATCGTCGGCGACGATCTCATCGTGCGCGGCGGCGCCGTGAAGGGCGGGGGCGTCGTCGAGACGCATCTCGACCATCGCATCGCCATGAGCTTTCTCGTCATGGGTTTGGCTTCGCAGAGCAAGGTGACGGTCGACGACGAGACGATGATCGCGACGAGCTTCCCCTCGTTCCGCGCGCTGATGGAAACACTCGGAGCGCGCTTCTCGTGA
- the cmk gene encoding (d)CMP kinase, translated as MSFVIAIDGPAASGKGTLARRLAEHYGLPHLDTGLLYRATACALIDEGLPLDDVEAAVAAARGLSLTEFEEDRLRARDMGEAASVVAAMPAVRAALIDMQRNFAARPEGAVLDGRDIGTVICPEAPVKIFVTASPETRAQRRALELASRGEDVDFPAILDDVKKRDARDSERSAAPLKAADDAVTLDTSDLDREEAFAAALEIVRSRVSAAGA; from the coding sequence GTGAGCTTCGTCATCGCCATCGACGGGCCGGCGGCGTCCGGCAAGGGAACGCTCGCCCGCCGTCTTGCAGAGCATTACGGTCTGCCGCATCTCGACACGGGGCTGCTCTACCGCGCGACCGCCTGCGCGCTCATCGACGAAGGGCTGCCGCTGGACGACGTCGAGGCGGCGGTCGCCGCTGCGCGCGGCCTGTCGCTCACCGAATTTGAAGAGGATCGTCTTCGCGCGCGCGACATGGGCGAGGCGGCTTCCGTCGTCGCGGCCATGCCGGCGGTGCGCGCGGCGCTGATCGACATGCAGCGTAATTTCGCCGCTCGGCCGGAGGGCGCGGTGCTCGACGGGCGCGACATCGGGACCGTCATTTGTCCGGAAGCGCCGGTAAAGATCTTCGTCACCGCCTCGCCGGAGACGCGCGCCCAGCGCCGTGCGCTCGAACTCGCCAGCCGTGGCGAGGATGTGGATTTCCCCGCGATTCTCGATGACGTGAAGAAGCGAGACGCCCGCGACAGCGAACGCAGCGCAGCGCCTCTCAAGGCTGCCGATGACGCCGTGACGCTGGATACGAGCGATCTCGATCGCGAGGAAGCGTTCGCGGCGGCGCTGGAGATCGTCAGGTCGAGAGTGTCGGCAGCCGGCGCCTGA